A window of Halomonas sp. GFAJ-1 contains these coding sequences:
- a CDS encoding LacI family transcriptional regulator: protein MTLKDLALELGVSTATISNAFNRPDQLSPLLRDRILKEAKRLGYSGPDAKARSLRTGRSSIVAVILAESLTYSLNDAVASEFLSGVAEVLDAHGHTLLLLPGRGHASQPPGSANIADGFIVYGLMPNNKLLDELPSQRPLVSVDFDIDGCPTVHIDDRDASYDMAMHALKQRPKRPAIINLRLTKEQCNGRVTKAHTMLPDSSTISRARLDGFHAALKEHGFDTGEIPLWNIEENVFDVCSPVITEIIDLPAEQRPDLLLCMSDRIALTALTLAEQRGIQVPGELRITGFDGIAEGQYRAPRLTTVRQDSAGKGRVAANMILGRIPKTQQLLKTELLLGDTCP from the coding sequence ATGACTCTAAAGGATCTTGCGCTCGAACTCGGCGTCTCTACCGCGACGATTTCCAACGCGTTTAACCGACCCGACCAGCTCTCCCCGCTGCTGCGTGACCGCATTCTCAAAGAAGCCAAGCGGCTGGGGTATAGCGGCCCCGATGCCAAAGCCCGCAGCCTGCGCACCGGTCGCTCCAGCATTGTGGCGGTGATTCTGGCCGAAAGCCTGACCTACAGCTTGAACGATGCCGTGGCCAGCGAGTTTCTTTCTGGTGTGGCCGAAGTGCTGGATGCTCACGGCCACACCCTGCTGCTGCTACCGGGCCGTGGCCACGCGTCCCAGCCGCCCGGCTCGGCCAACATTGCTGATGGGTTTATCGTTTACGGCCTTATGCCCAACAATAAGCTGCTGGATGAGCTTCCCTCTCAGCGTCCGCTGGTATCGGTGGATTTCGATATTGACGGCTGCCCCACGGTGCATATCGATGACCGCGACGCTAGTTACGATATGGCGATGCACGCGCTAAAACAGCGCCCAAAGCGCCCAGCGATCATCAACCTGCGCTTAACCAAAGAGCAGTGCAACGGCCGCGTGACGAAAGCGCACACGATGCTGCCGGATAGCAGCACCATCAGCCGCGCACGTTTAGACGGGTTTCACGCAGCGCTTAAAGAACATGGCTTCGATACTGGCGAGATCCCGCTGTGGAACATTGAAGAGAACGTGTTTGACGTGTGCTCACCGGTGATTACCGAGATCATCGACTTGCCCGCCGAACAGCGGCCTGACTTACTGCTGTGCATGTCGGATCGAATTGCGCTCACCGCGCTGACGCTGGCCGAGCAGCGGGGCATTCAGGTACCAGGAGAGCTGCGGATTACGGGGTTTGATGGCATTGCGGAAGGGCAATACCGCGCCCCGCGGTTAACCACCGTGCGCCAGGACAGCGCAGGTAAAGGGCGCGTGGCGGCCAACATGATCCTAGGGCGAATACCCAAAACCCAGCAGCTACTCAAAACCGAGCTGCTGCTGGGGGATACCTGCCCTTGA
- a CDS encoding ABC transporter, with translation MASVTLEKVNKVFGRDHIIKDVDLSIGDGEFVVFVGPSGCGKSTLLRLIAGLESISDGDLNIGGTVVNDLPPRERGVGMVFQSYALYPHMTVYDNMAFGLKLAKTNKETVHERVMSTAKILQLEELLHRKPKALSGGQRQRVAMGRAMAREPRILLFDEPLSNLDASLRVQMRNEIARLHNRLGSTMIYVTHDQVEAMTLADKIVVLNRGHVEQVGSPHELYQRPATKFVAGFIGSPTMNFLPAKLLSGAADGCRVNVAGLGDVTLPQAGDGYAQGSSLTLGVRPEHLRLEAPQGDNCFDIVNVEYLGNEVYVYLEPKEGTTLLIHRSEAPSQWKEGQQVSLVPDTAHVHLFDENGAALMLSDARSAA, from the coding sequence ATGGCAAGTGTTACGCTTGAAAAGGTCAACAAAGTATTTGGCCGAGATCACATTATTAAAGACGTCGATCTCTCCATTGGCGACGGCGAATTTGTAGTATTTGTCGGCCCTTCCGGCTGCGGTAAATCGACTCTGCTGCGCCTGATTGCCGGACTGGAATCCATCAGCGACGGCGATCTCAACATTGGCGGCACCGTGGTCAATGATTTACCGCCACGAGAACGCGGCGTGGGGATGGTATTTCAGTCCTACGCGCTCTACCCGCACATGACTGTTTACGACAACATGGCGTTTGGCCTGAAGCTGGCCAAGACCAACAAAGAGACGGTGCATGAACGGGTAATGAGCACAGCGAAGATCCTTCAGCTAGAAGAGCTCTTACACCGTAAGCCCAAAGCGCTCTCTGGTGGCCAGCGCCAGCGGGTGGCCATGGGCCGCGCCATGGCCCGCGAGCCGCGTATTTTGCTATTTGATGAGCCACTCTCTAACCTGGATGCCTCGCTACGGGTGCAAATGCGTAACGAAATCGCCCGCCTGCATAACCGCCTTGGCTCTACCATGATTTACGTCACCCACGATCAGGTAGAAGCCATGACGCTGGCAGATAAAATCGTCGTACTTAACCGCGGCCATGTGGAGCAAGTGGGCAGCCCTCACGAGCTGTACCAACGCCCAGCCACGAAGTTTGTCGCTGGCTTTATTGGCTCACCCACCATGAACTTCTTACCCGCAAAACTACTCAGCGGCGCCGCTGACGGCTGCCGAGTTAACGTTGCAGGATTAGGTGACGTGACCCTGCCCCAAGCGGGCGACGGCTACGCGCAAGGCAGCTCGCTAACGCTTGGCGTGCGGCCCGAGCATCTGCGTTTGGAAGCGCCGCAGGGAGATAACTGCTTTGATATCGTTAACGTCGAATACCTGGGCAACGAAGTGTACGTTTATCTGGAGCCAAAAGAGGGCACAACGCTGCTGATCCACCGCAGCGAAGCGCCCAGCCAGTGGAAAGAGGGTCAGCAGGTATCACTGGTGCCAGATACCGCGCACGTGCATCTCTTTGACGAGAACGGTGCTGCGCTGATGCTCTCAGACGCTCGCTCAGCCGCTTAA
- a CDS encoding pyruvate kinase encodes MSNTPLPAPLRRTKIVATLGPASDRPGVLEAMLKAGVDVVRLNFSHGSADDHRRRLTEVREIAQRLGRSVAALGDLQGPKIRISRFTEGAIHLDIGQAFVLDMSMDANSGTAERVGCDYKALIDDVAPGDRLLLDDGRVVLDVTTIVGQEVHTRVHVGGKLSNNKGINKQGGGLSAPALTDKDKQDLKTAIDIGVDYLAVSFPRHAADMQEARALLGDEGKEIGLVAKLERAEAVANDETLDAIIESSEAVMVARGDLGVEIGDEALIGTQKRIIKHARSLNRAVITATQMMESMIESPLPTRAEVFDVANAVLDATDAVMLSAETAAGNFPVETVEAMDRVCLGAERERVAQASGHRIHEGFERIDETIALSAMYAANHLTGVRAIACMTSTGYTPLIASRIRSGLPIVGLAHSPIAQRRMALYRGVVSIPFDTTHMEAADVNKEAIKLLKAHGLARPGEHVILTRGDHMNAHGGTNTMKVLAVDAE; translated from the coding sequence ATGTCCAACACCCCGCTCCCTGCCCCTCTCCGTCGTACCAAAATCGTCGCCACGCTTGGCCCAGCCAGTGACCGCCCCGGAGTGTTGGAAGCCATGCTAAAAGCGGGCGTGGATGTGGTGCGGCTGAACTTCTCTCACGGCTCCGCTGATGATCATCGCCGCCGTCTCACCGAGGTGCGCGAGATCGCTCAGCGCCTGGGCCGCAGCGTCGCGGCACTCGGTGACCTGCAAGGGCCTAAAATCCGTATTTCCCGCTTTACGGAAGGCGCCATCCACTTAGACATCGGCCAGGCGTTTGTGCTCGATATGTCGATGGATGCCAATAGCGGCACCGCCGAGCGTGTGGGCTGTGACTACAAAGCACTCATCGATGACGTCGCCCCTGGCGACCGTCTGCTGCTGGACGATGGTCGCGTCGTATTGGATGTCACCACTATTGTTGGGCAAGAAGTTCACACCCGAGTTCACGTGGGCGGCAAACTGTCCAACAATAAAGGTATTAATAAGCAGGGCGGCGGCCTGTCTGCACCGGCGCTCACCGATAAAGACAAGCAAGACCTGAAAACAGCGATCGACATTGGCGTGGATTATTTAGCCGTCTCTTTTCCGCGTCACGCCGCCGATATGCAAGAAGCCCGCGCGCTGCTGGGTGACGAAGGCAAAGAGATTGGCCTAGTCGCCAAGCTGGAACGCGCAGAAGCTGTGGCTAATGATGAGACGCTTGATGCCATTATTGAATCCTCAGAAGCAGTGATGGTGGCGCGTGGCGACTTGGGCGTTGAAATTGGTGATGAAGCGCTGATCGGCACGCAAAAACGCATTATCAAGCATGCTCGCTCACTGAATCGCGCGGTGATTACCGCCACACAGATGATGGAATCGATGATTGAGTCGCCGCTGCCCACCCGCGCAGAGGTCTTCGACGTGGCTAACGCCGTACTCGACGCCACCGATGCGGTCATGCTCTCTGCAGAAACGGCAGCGGGCAACTTTCCGGTGGAAACCGTGGAAGCCATGGATCGCGTTTGCTTAGGCGCTGAGCGTGAGCGGGTTGCTCAAGCCTCCGGACACCGCATTCATGAAGGCTTTGAGCGCATTGATGAAACCATCGCACTGTCCGCCATGTACGCGGCTAACCACTTAACGGGCGTACGCGCCATTGCCTGCATGACCTCCACCGGTTACACGCCGCTGATTGCCTCGCGCATTCGCTCAGGCTTACCAATTGTGGGTTTGGCTCACAGCCCCATCGCCCAGCGGCGCATGGCGCTTTATCGCGGTGTGGTCTCGATCCCGTTTGATACCACTCACATGGAGGCCGCCGACGTCAACAAAGAAGCCATTAAGCTGCTGAAGGCACATGGATTGGCACGCCCTGGCGAGCATGTCATCCTTACTCGCGGCGACCATATGAACGCCCACGGCGGCACCAACACCATGAAAGTACTGGCCGTTGACGCCGAATAA
- a CDS encoding DNA-binding transcriptional regulator FruR: MTLADIARLAGVSRTTASYVINGQAEQRRISSATIDKVMAVVRQHRYHIDPQAAALRRGASRLIGLIVPDLENISYARLAKRLERGARERGYQLLVVSSDDCADSERTLALALRAQRCEVLITASCLPENDTFYADLADEGWSVVGMDRGLTPERFASVVSNDHEAAYALTRSVMTSSTRRIAWLDAMPELSVSRERRAGFLAALEGQGVEAVTFSGERYERDLGVELAKQALAVGEVDALVTASYALMEGVFDELLAQGGLPETLRLATFGDHRLLDFLPQPVNSALQDYDRIAELTLQCVLGAMNGTYQCGQQVVSRHLRTR, from the coding sequence ATGACACTTGCCGATATTGCCCGGCTCGCCGGGGTTTCGCGCACCACGGCAAGCTATGTAATCAACGGCCAAGCTGAACAGCGGCGCATTAGTTCAGCCACCATCGACAAAGTCATGGCCGTGGTGCGTCAGCACCGTTACCACATTGACCCCCAGGCCGCTGCGCTGCGCCGTGGCGCTAGCCGTTTGATTGGCCTGATCGTGCCGGATTTGGAAAACATCAGCTATGCGCGCCTCGCTAAACGCTTGGAGCGCGGCGCCCGCGAGCGCGGCTATCAGCTGCTGGTGGTGAGTTCTGACGACTGCGCAGACAGCGAGCGCACGCTGGCCCTAGCGCTGCGCGCCCAGCGCTGTGAAGTGCTGATTACCGCGAGCTGCCTGCCCGAAAACGACACCTTTTACGCGGATTTAGCCGATGAAGGGTGGAGCGTGGTGGGCATGGACCGTGGTCTGACGCCCGAGCGCTTTGCCAGCGTGGTGAGCAATGATCATGAAGCGGCTTATGCGCTAACACGTTCGGTGATGACGAGTTCAACGCGGCGCATTGCCTGGTTAGATGCCATGCCAGAGTTGTCGGTGAGCCGCGAGCGCCGCGCCGGTTTCCTGGCGGCGTTAGAAGGTCAGGGAGTTGAGGCAGTCACCTTTAGCGGCGAGCGTTACGAGCGTGATCTGGGCGTTGAGCTGGCTAAGCAAGCCTTGGCGGTAGGTGAGGTTGATGCGCTGGTGACGGCCTCCTACGCGCTTATGGAGGGTGTGTTTGATGAGCTGCTTGCCCAGGGTGGGCTGCCAGAGACGCTGCGGTTAGCCACCTTTGGTGACCACCGCCTGTTAGATTTCCTGCCCCAACCGGTGAATTCTGCGTTGCAGGATTACGATCGAATTGCGGAGTTAACGCTGCAGTGCGTGCTGGGTGCGATGAATGGAACCTACCAGTGCGGGCAGCAGGTGGTATCGCGTCACCTGCGTACCCGATAG
- a CDS encoding phosphoenolpyruvate--protein phosphotransferase: MLTLGPDDILLDRHADHWQAALDSAANALADAGLVAAEYRDGLHDREAQSSTYLGNAIAIPHGTPDSRRHVKRTGVRVLQFPQGVEWHDGNTVYVLVTIAAQNDEHLDILRQLTHVLDRDGVATKLASASSAADVARLLSKPTLAPRLDADTLCINFPARDPQELALAAAARLRQSGCVDNGFISAVAGTQPQWLGKGLWLSSHAQGVNHPALGVATPADTTLEHSGHPVHALFCLAASGDAHRPLLEQLMAVLENGESESFVGKNSAQLLAALAGETASTHTRRVRVLNPHGLHARPAKQLVQIARAQPMPINVRLEEGSATTVSAASLTKVIGLGARRGQWLTFSAEGEQASAALDAMAAAVEEGLGEKVTPFDGGRDATPAANASKPAVEPLAADKPHTGVAASPGLAIAPVFVIRPMQFDYPEHASDPTQEIARLEAALKEGAAQLQALVHNAPGGEVADILSMHEEMLDDPELHQAAIDAIREGRSAQAGWWEAIDTAAHAQEMLADRLLAERAADLRDVGRRVLGVLCDVTLPEPPDHPYILVMDDIGPSDVARLDTSRVRGLLTVRGGATAHSAILARALGIPAVVGAGEAVMALHNGGMMILDGERGRVTSQPSEERLRRAEQQLLDQQQREADAWELRFEQAQTRDGHKVEVAANLGNTAHATDAVERGAEGVGLLRTEFLFMAYSSAPDLATQIAEYREATDALNGRPLVARTLDVGGDKPLPYWPVPQEDNPFLGLRGIRLALTQPDVLETQIRALLIAAVGKPLRIMLPMVKDVAEFRAAKAIYDRLLSEIAPQQRATDVQLGVMIEVPSSALLAPTLAAEVDFFSVGTNDLTQYTLAIDRGHPELSAQADGLHPAVLRLIQMTVEAAHAQGKWVGVCGELASDAMAVPVLVGLGVDELSVSARQIPLVKSRLREFDLAQAQASAQLALSKATSDEVRDALEAS, encoded by the coding sequence ATGTTGACACTCGGCCCCGATGACATCTTGCTCGACCGCCATGCGGACCACTGGCAAGCTGCGCTCGACAGCGCCGCCAACGCGCTAGCGGATGCTGGCTTGGTGGCGGCCGAGTACCGCGACGGCCTCCATGACCGTGAAGCGCAGTCGTCCACTTATCTAGGCAACGCCATTGCGATTCCACATGGCACGCCTGACAGCCGCCGCCATGTAAAGCGTACCGGGGTGCGGGTGCTGCAGTTTCCGCAAGGTGTTGAGTGGCACGATGGCAACACGGTGTACGTACTGGTCACCATTGCAGCGCAAAATGATGAGCATCTGGACATTCTGCGCCAGCTGACCCACGTTCTCGACCGCGATGGTGTAGCCACTAAGCTGGCCAGCGCCAGCTCCGCCGCTGATGTGGCTCGACTGCTATCCAAGCCGACACTGGCACCTCGCCTGGATGCCGATACGCTATGCATTAACTTTCCCGCCCGAGACCCGCAGGAACTGGCCCTAGCGGCGGCAGCGCGGCTACGCCAAAGCGGCTGTGTGGATAACGGCTTTATCAGCGCAGTTGCTGGCACCCAGCCCCAGTGGCTGGGCAAAGGCCTGTGGCTTTCAAGCCACGCCCAAGGTGTCAACCATCCTGCACTAGGTGTAGCGACGCCCGCCGACACCACGCTTGAGCATAGCGGCCACCCGGTTCATGCGCTGTTCTGCCTCGCCGCCAGCGGCGATGCCCACCGGCCGCTGCTTGAGCAGCTCATGGCGGTACTAGAGAACGGCGAAAGCGAGAGCTTTGTAGGCAAAAACAGCGCCCAGCTTCTTGCGGCATTGGCTGGAGAAACCGCCAGCACTCACACCCGGCGCGTGCGCGTATTGAACCCCCACGGCCTGCATGCTCGCCCGGCCAAACAGCTGGTACAGATCGCCCGTGCCCAGCCCATGCCCATTAATGTGCGCCTGGAAGAAGGCAGCGCCACCACCGTCTCTGCCGCCAGCCTGACCAAAGTGATTGGTTTGGGTGCGCGCCGCGGCCAGTGGCTGACTTTCTCCGCCGAGGGCGAACAAGCGAGCGCCGCGCTAGACGCCATGGCCGCCGCCGTCGAAGAGGGCTTGGGTGAAAAAGTCACGCCGTTCGACGGGGGCCGCGATGCCACGCCCGCCGCCAACGCCAGCAAGCCTGCCGTGGAGCCGCTGGCCGCCGATAAACCGCACACCGGCGTGGCAGCCTCGCCAGGGTTAGCGATTGCCCCGGTGTTTGTTATTCGCCCAATGCAGTTTGATTACCCTGAGCATGCCAGCGACCCCACCCAAGAGATCGCACGCTTAGAGGCCGCCCTCAAAGAGGGCGCTGCCCAGCTGCAGGCGCTGGTACACAACGCCCCTGGCGGCGAAGTAGCCGATATTCTCTCCATGCACGAAGAGATGCTCGACGACCCCGAACTGCACCAGGCGGCGATTGACGCCATCCGCGAAGGCCGCTCGGCGCAAGCGGGCTGGTGGGAGGCCATCGACACCGCCGCCCACGCCCAAGAGATGCTGGCCGACCGCCTGCTGGCGGAACGCGCTGCCGACCTGCGCGATGTAGGCCGCCGCGTGCTCGGCGTGCTGTGCGACGTTACCCTGCCCGAGCCGCCCGACCACCCCTATATTCTGGTGATGGACGATATCGGCCCCTCTGATGTGGCCCGCCTAGACACCTCCCGCGTGCGCGGCCTGCTGACCGTTCGCGGCGGCGCGACCGCCCACAGCGCCATCTTGGCACGTGCGCTGGGCATTCCTGCCGTGGTAGGCGCCGGTGAAGCGGTGATGGCGCTGCATAACGGCGGCATGATGATTCTGGATGGCGAGCGCGGCCGGGTGACCTCGCAGCCTTCCGAGGAGCGCCTGCGCCGCGCCGAGCAGCAGCTGCTCGACCAGCAGCAGCGTGAAGCAGATGCCTGGGAGCTGCGCTTTGAGCAAGCGCAAACCCGCGACGGCCACAAGGTGGAGGTGGCTGCCAACCTGGGCAACACTGCCCACGCCACCGATGCGGTAGAGCGCGGCGCGGAAGGGGTCGGCCTGCTGCGCACCGAGTTCCTGTTCATGGCCTACTCCAGCGCTCCGGATCTCGCCACGCAAATTGCCGAATACCGCGAAGCCACCGATGCGCTGAATGGCCGCCCGCTCGTCGCCCGCACCCTCGACGTTGGCGGCGACAAGCCGCTGCCCTACTGGCCGGTGCCCCAGGAAGACAATCCCTTCCTTGGCCTGCGCGGTATTCGCCTAGCGCTAACCCAGCCGGACGTACTGGAAACCCAGATTCGCGCACTGCTGATAGCGGCCGTGGGCAAACCGTTGCGCATCATGCTGCCGATGGTCAAAGATGTGGCCGAGTTCCGCGCCGCGAAGGCGATCTATGACCGCCTGCTGAGCGAAATCGCCCCCCAGCAGCGCGCCACCGACGTACAGCTTGGCGTGATGATTGAGGTGCCCTCAAGCGCCCTATTAGCGCCAACACTCGCCGCAGAAGTCGACTTCTTCTCCGTGGGCACCAACGACTTAACGCAATACACCCTCGCAATTGATCGTGGCCATCCGGAGCTTTCTGCCCAAGCCGATGGCCTGCACCCGGCGGTACTGCGGTTGATTCAAATGACCGTCGAAGCCGCCCACGCACAAGGCAAATGGGTTGGTGTGTGTGGTGAGCTGGCTTCTGATGCCATGGCCGTGCCGGTTCTGGTGGGCTTGGGTGTTGACGAACTCTCCGTCAGCGCACGCCAAATCCCGCTGGTCAAATCCCGCCTGCGCGAGTTTGATCTTGCCCAAGCCCAGGCGAGCGCCCAGTTAGCGCTGAGCAAAGCCACCAGCGATGAAGTCCGCGATGCTCTGGAGGCCAGCTAA
- a CDS encoding methylglyoxal synthase: MTDARPPRQAVRTLQPRKRIALIAHDGKKTEMLEWATRWQDTLSQHTLIGTGTTAERLKTALGLEVEGLMSGPLGGDQQIGARIAEQQLDVLIFFWDPFAPQPHDPDVKALLRLAALWNVPVACNAASADFLLSSPYLSERYDMSIPDADAWAKARTV; encoded by the coding sequence ATGACTGACGCCCGCCCTCCCCGCCAAGCCGTGCGCACGCTGCAACCGCGCAAGCGTATTGCGCTGATTGCCCACGATGGCAAAAAAACTGAGATGCTGGAGTGGGCGACGCGCTGGCAAGATACACTGAGCCAGCATACGTTGATTGGTACGGGCACTACCGCCGAGCGGCTTAAAACCGCCCTGGGGCTAGAAGTAGAAGGCTTAATGAGCGGCCCGCTGGGCGGCGACCAGCAGATTGGCGCGCGCATTGCCGAGCAGCAGCTCGACGTGCTGATTTTCTTCTGGGACCCCTTTGCCCCGCAGCCCCACGACCCGGATGTGAAAGCCCTGCTGCGCTTGGCGGCGCTATGGAACGTACCGGTGGCGTGTAACGCCGCAAGCGCCGACTTCCTGCTCTCCTCGCCCTATCTTAGCGAGCGCTACGACATGTCGATTCCCGATGCGGACGCCTGGGCCAAGGCACGCACGGTATAG
- a CDS encoding type I glyceraldehyde-3-phosphate dehydrogenase, translated as MTIRVAINGFGRIGRNVLRALYENGYRDRVQVVAINDLGDPSLNSHLLRHDTVHGHFPFAVEHDAESISVDGDRIAISSERDPANLPWASMNIDLVMECTGLFTKRDAAAKHIAAGAKRVLISAPSPDADATIVYGVNDDILTAEHTVVSNASCTTNCLAPVAKALNDAVGIENGLMTTVHAYTNDQNLSDVYHTDPYRARSATHSMIPTKTGAAAAVGMVLPELAGKFDGLAVRVPVINVSLVDLTFNAGRDTTKEEINAIVEKAAASSPVLAVNAQPLVSIDFNHDAHSSTFDANHTRVNGRLVKIMAWYDNEWGFSNRMLDTAIAMQKAAQ; from the coding sequence ATGACAATAAGAGTTGCCATTAACGGTTTTGGAAGGATTGGTCGCAATGTGCTGCGTGCGCTGTACGAGAACGGCTACCGTGATCGTGTGCAGGTCGTTGCGATTAATGATCTGGGCGACCCCTCCCTCAATTCTCATCTGCTGCGCCACGACACCGTTCATGGGCACTTTCCGTTTGCGGTTGAGCATGATGCAGAGAGCATCAGCGTGGATGGGGACCGTATTGCGATCTCCTCCGAGCGTGACCCGGCCAACCTGCCTTGGGCCTCCATGAACATTGATTTAGTCATGGAGTGTACTGGTCTGTTTACCAAACGCGATGCAGCGGCTAAGCACATCGCGGCTGGCGCCAAGCGGGTGTTGATTTCAGCGCCGAGCCCTGATGCGGATGCCACCATTGTGTACGGTGTAAATGACGACATCCTGACCGCAGAGCACACCGTAGTATCGAATGCTTCGTGCACCACCAACTGCTTAGCCCCTGTTGCCAAAGCGCTGAACGATGCGGTCGGTATCGAGAATGGCCTAATGACCACCGTTCACGCTTACACCAACGACCAGAACCTGTCGGACGTTTACCATACCGACCCCTACCGTGCGCGTAGCGCCACCCACTCCATGATTCCGACCAAAACCGGCGCGGCGGCAGCCGTAGGTATGGTATTGCCGGAACTGGCGGGTAAGTTCGATGGCTTGGCCGTGCGCGTGCCGGTAATTAACGTTTCCCTGGTGGATTTAACGTTCAACGCGGGTCGCGATACCACCAAGGAAGAGATTAATGCGATTGTTGAGAAAGCCGCCGCCAGCTCTCCGGTATTGGCCGTTAATGCTCAACCGCTGGTGTCTATCGACTTCAATCACGATGCGCACTCGTCCACCTTCGACGCCAACCACACCCGTGTGAACGGTCGCTTAGTGAAAATCATGGCGTGGTACGACAATGAGTGGGGCTTCTCCAACCGTATGTTAGATACCGCTATCGCGATGCAGAAAGCTGCTCAATAA